The following coding sequences are from one Tachysurus vachellii isolate PV-2020 chromosome 7, HZAU_Pvac_v1, whole genome shotgun sequence window:
- the LOC132848038 gene encoding uncharacterized protein LOC132848038, producing the protein MATGIQESSSTVHDLIQKSKLISESPPARRRLLTNRSDLYEDGSVRKWTFGQRDINMRNKTVLMVGETGTGKTTLINAMTNYVFGVKFTDEVWFEITEEGGENQSDQSKSQTNKVTVYEVFTQNNPICLTIIDTPGYGDTSGTENDKQVIENLYKLFHSDSGVKEIDAVCLVLKASENRVSDRLQYIFDAVLSLFGKDIENNIVMFVTHSDGLPPTNALNAIQKAGIPCRKNYDNEPDHFLFNNRQREKRSLKYKRALQTAWEQTEDSFNDFFTSLKEQNRKSLKNTESVMKESIRLEACILNLQNRIEFIECKSKELTQIQKALEENHEKIKRNENFTLTVTQYYKEKVPIVNASWRDRKATSCSVCEENCHEKNCWFAATAWWCYVMKYNHCTVCTHKCHYSKHVKENKKYVTKSKQTTMSYAAIKKQYCNRSDIKFDSEAFKNVEEKLADNKKEKEKQKNVEAELKEEISEKEKEKAKLVEEAYNTIMTLYEIALKPDSAFIVQSLDFLIPRAEETGREDLVQRLREMRKIQPEAEERVNAAMGYGRAGLTKVKNHFSGK; encoded by the exons ATGGCTACAGG AATCCAAGAGTCATCATCAACTGTACATGATTTAATCCAGAAGAGTAAATTAATCAGTGAAAGTCCACCAGCACGACGTCGTCTCCTCACAAACAGAAGTGATCTTTATGAAGACGGCTCAGTGAGAAAATGGACATTTGGACAGAGAGACATCAATATGCGAAACAAAACTGTACTGATGGTAGGAGAAACTGGAACAGGCAAAACTACTCTGATTAATGCCATGACTAATTATGTATTCGGGGTGAAGTTTACAGATGAAGTGTGGTTTGAGATCacagaggagggaggagagaatCAGTCAGACCAGTCAAAAAGTCAAACAAATAAAGTCACTGTGTATGAGGTGTTTACCCAGAACAACCCAATCTGTCTGACTATCATTGACACTCCAGGTTATGGAGACACCAGTGGAACAGAAAATGACAAACAGGTCATTGAGAATCTGTACAAACTGTTTCACAGTGATAGTGGAGTGAAAGAAATTGATGCAGTGTGTCTGGTATTAAAGGCATCTGAGAATCGAGTCTCTGACAGACTGCAATACATCTTTGATGcagttttgtctttatttggtAAAGACATAGAGAACAATATTGTGATGTTTGTCACTCACTCAGATGGACTGCCTCCAACAAATGCTCTTAATGCCATCCAGAAAGCAGGGATTCCTTGCAGGAAAAATTATGATAATGAACCtgatcatttcttatttaacaaTCGccaaagagagaagaggagccTGAAGTATAAAAGAGCTCTCCAGACAGCTTGGGAACAAACAGAGGACAGTTTCAATGATTTCTTTACCTCActgaaagaacagaacagaaaaagctTAAAGAACACTGAAAGTGTTATGAAAGAGTCCATACGACTTGAAGCCTGTATTTTAAATCTGCAAAACCGTATTGAGTTTATAGAGTGCAAGAGTAAAGAACTGACTCAGATACAGAAAGCTCTTGAGGAAAACCATGAAAAGATCAAGAGAAATGAAAACTTTACTTTAACAGTCACACAGTATTACAAAGAAAAAGTTCCCATTGTAAATGCTTCATGGAGGGACAGAAAGGCCACCAGTTGCTCTGTCTGTGAGGAGAACTGTCATGAGAAAAACTGCTGGTTTGCTGCCACTGCCTGGTGGTGCTATGTCATGAAATATAACCACTGCACTGTATGTACACATAAATGTCACTACAGTAAACATGTCAAAGAGAACAAGAAATATGTTACAAAGAGCAAACAGACTACAATGAGTTATGCTGCAATTAAAAAGCAATATTGCAATAGATCAGACATAAAGTTTGATTCAGAGGCCTTTAAAAATGTCGAAGAAAAACTTGCAGAcaacaagaaagagaaagaaaagcagaaaaacgTAGAGGCGGAACTGAAGGAAGAAATtagtgagaaagaaaaggaaaaagctaAGCTGGTAGAAGAAGCTTATAACACCATCATGACACTGTATGAGAtcgctttaaagccagactctGCTTTCATTGTTCAGTCTCTTGACTTCTTGATCCCTCGAGCTGAGGAAACTGGAAGAGAAGATCTTGTTCAGAGATTAAGAGAGATGAGGAAGATTCAGCCTGAAGCAGAGGAAAGAGTTAATGCTGCAATGGGGTATGGAAGAGCAGGTCTCACTAAAGTGAAAAATCATTTTAgtggtaaataa